A stretch of the Thalassotalea euphylliae genome encodes the following:
- a CDS encoding M6 family metalloprotease domain-containing protein — translation MSLIKGEVLVFPQRNGSDVSLIVNGDEFYARYTTLDGYTTVYDEQLGLFCYAQVHQGTFTSSRRPIRKQPLENMQRQLHEAAEVQQEKHNVRLTQIRPIENDLTFQTFGPKQGLLTGRQVNTGNVRGLTILVEFKDETTQITGDQVDAMLNDLNFSAHGNFCSVRRYYQLMSSNKLDYTNDVIGPIKLSKNKSFYVNNLLVQEALNVAIRDHGVDLSNYDSRGDGIVDALSFMYAGRTEYRNWLWPHNSVIQLQQGNTRTHFYTIQSLGRRAVDLSIGTFAHESGHMLCRFPDLYDYGSRDGDNRNSSGLGRYCMMSSGNHLGRGKVPAPICAYLRYLTGWIDTEIDLASPGEYQISHGEYNKAYIYHTEHDNEFFLVENRQDLDLDRHLPSKGLAVYHCDRNGSNEWQDGTESRHYQCALLQADGRRDLERNEDAGDADDLYDTNMDGEFLSAKTNPSTLQWDGTESGLVISDIQLLAREIKIRTGDQIIPTGETVMFKHKTSPDLLIPDNNKTGIIDAITVPKRGKVVSLQLSVNISHTYRGDLEVELKSPAGTSVTLHSGQGGQLDNLNLLLNSNDSSSPLTAFKQEAVQGQWQLTVRDLLTDDQGRLDDWTLEIAYIPTEQTIKVENNPNLAIPDNSRVGIQDVIRIDAQGEIADVSVAVDINHSYRGDLMIQLVAPSGEIVVLKNVESDARSNVKFIYTPESTPTLNNLIGSEIKGDWILQVRDLWSEDQGILNTWSLEIKYE, via the coding sequence ATGAGTCTAATTAAAGGTGAAGTTTTAGTTTTTCCTCAACGCAATGGTTCAGATGTGTCGCTTATTGTTAACGGCGACGAATTTTATGCACGCTATACCACCCTCGACGGTTACACAACCGTTTATGACGAACAGCTCGGCCTGTTTTGCTATGCGCAAGTCCATCAAGGTACGTTTACCTCATCCCGTCGACCGATAAGAAAGCAACCGTTAGAAAATATGCAACGGCAGTTACATGAAGCTGCAGAGGTTCAACAAGAAAAACACAATGTCAGGTTAACTCAAATACGACCTATCGAAAATGATCTAACATTCCAAACTTTTGGCCCTAAGCAAGGGCTATTAACAGGCCGTCAGGTAAATACGGGCAATGTTCGAGGGTTAACTATATTAGTTGAATTTAAGGATGAAACGACTCAAATAACAGGTGATCAAGTCGATGCGATGTTAAATGACCTTAACTTCTCTGCGCATGGTAACTTCTGCTCAGTACGTCGATATTATCAGCTAATGTCTTCTAATAAGCTTGATTACACTAACGATGTCATCGGTCCAATCAAGCTCAGTAAAAACAAATCTTTTTATGTCAATAATTTGTTAGTACAAGAAGCGTTGAATGTGGCGATTAGGGATCATGGCGTAGATTTATCAAACTATGATTCTCGTGGCGATGGTATCGTCGACGCGCTAAGTTTTATGTATGCTGGCCGCACAGAATACCGAAATTGGTTATGGCCTCATAATTCGGTTATCCAGTTGCAACAAGGTAATACCCGTACGCACTTCTATACGATTCAAAGTTTAGGTCGACGAGCCGTCGATTTAAGCATAGGCACATTTGCCCATGAAAGTGGACATATGCTATGTCGATTCCCAGATTTATATGACTATGGCAGCCGCGATGGCGACAATCGTAACAGCAGTGGTTTAGGCCGCTATTGCATGATGAGCTCTGGCAACCATCTTGGTCGCGGTAAAGTTCCAGCGCCAATTTGCGCTTACTTACGCTATTTAACAGGTTGGATAGACACCGAAATAGATCTTGCCTCGCCAGGTGAGTACCAAATTAGCCATGGCGAATATAACAAAGCGTATATTTATCATACCGAGCACGACAATGAGTTTTTCTTAGTAGAAAACCGCCAAGACTTAGACCTAGATCGCCATCTACCTTCCAAAGGTTTAGCGGTTTACCACTGTGATCGCAATGGCTCAAATGAATGGCAAGACGGCACCGAAAGCCGCCATTATCAATGTGCTTTATTGCAAGCGGATGGAAGACGTGATCTAGAACGCAATGAGGATGCCGGTGATGCGGACGATCTTTACGATACCAATATGGATGGCGAGTTCCTTTCGGCCAAAACCAATCCTTCAACGCTGCAATGGGATGGCACTGAATCTGGGCTAGTAATCTCAGATATCCAGCTATTAGCGAGAGAAATAAAAATCAGAACTGGCGATCAAATTATTCCGACCGGCGAAACGGTAATGTTTAAGCATAAAACAAGCCCTGACTTGCTAATACCAGATAATAATAAAACTGGCATTATCGACGCTATTACCGTTCCCAAGCGAGGAAAAGTTGTCTCGTTGCAGCTTAGCGTTAATATTTCTCATACCTATCGCGGCGATTTGGAAGTGGAGCTGAAATCTCCTGCGGGTACATCTGTTACGCTGCATAGCGGTCAAGGCGGTCAATTAGATAACCTAAACCTTTTACTTAACTCTAACGATAGCAGCTCGCCACTGACAGCCTTTAAGCAAGAGGCAGTTCAAGGGCAATGGCAACTCACTGTCCGGGATTTACTAACAGACGATCAGGGGCGACTCGATGACTGGACGTTGGAAATAGCATATATACCGACCGAGCAAACCATTAAGGTAGAAAATAATCCTAATCTGGCGATACCAGACAATAGTCGTGTAGGTATTCAAGATGTCATTCGTATTGACGCTCAAGGCGAGATTGCAGACGTATCTGTTGCTGTCGATATCAACCATAGCTATCGTGGCGATCTAATGATCCAGCTTGTAGCGCCATCTGGTGAGATTGTGGTATTGAAAAATGTCGAAAGTGACGCTCGATCCAATGTCAAGTTTATCTATACTCCAGAGTCAACGCCAACACTTAACAACCTAATAGGTAGCGAAATTAAAGGCGATTGGATATTACAAGTACGTGATTTATGGTCTGAAGATCAAGGTATATTGAACACTTGGTCGCTAGAGATTAAATATGAATAA
- a CDS encoding DUF1801 domain-containing protein codes for MALKTQENDADVKTFIESVGHPQKVTDGLALLELMTTLTGKPAKMWGNSIVGFSKYTYQNTSSGGTWPITGFSPRKTALSVYIMPGFDEFSEELARLGKHKLGKSCLYINKLADIDPDVLKTIIRKSIRMMEQRYPCE; via the coding sequence ATGGCCTTAAAAACGCAAGAAAATGATGCGGATGTTAAAACCTTTATAGAAAGTGTAGGACACCCTCAAAAAGTTACCGATGGCTTAGCGCTACTTGAATTGATGACTACGCTGACGGGCAAGCCTGCCAAAATGTGGGGCAATAGTATTGTCGGCTTTAGCAAATATACCTATCAAAATACCAGTTCAGGCGGAACATGGCCGATAACTGGCTTTTCGCCACGTAAAACAGCACTCAGTGTTTATATAATGCCAGGATTCGATGAGTTTTCAGAAGAACTTGCACGCCTAGGTAAACATAAACTGGGCAAGTCTTGTTTATATATCAATAAGCTGGCAGACATTGACCCCGATGTGCTCAAAACCATTATCAGAAAATCTATCCGAATGATGGAGCAGCGCTACCCGTGCGAATAG
- a CDS encoding VOC family protein — MNASLTHIALHVANLDACIDFYQRYAGLSIVRDRRPHGPDGKRIVWLAEPSKANEFIIVVLPGGPEKAQQENDFSHLGFALASKAEVDNIAEQASAEGILVWPCKQEPYPVGYYCGIKDPDGNFVEFSYGQPLGPGAKQENL, encoded by the coding sequence ATGAACGCCAGTCTAACCCATATTGCCTTACATGTTGCAAACTTAGATGCCTGTATTGATTTTTATCAACGCTACGCTGGACTCAGTATAGTGCGTGATCGTCGACCACATGGGCCAGACGGCAAGCGCATTGTTTGGTTAGCAGAGCCAAGTAAAGCGAATGAGTTTATTATTGTGGTGTTGCCCGGTGGACCGGAAAAAGCCCAACAGGAAAACGACTTTTCACACTTAGGTTTTGCCCTAGCCAGCAAAGCAGAAGTCGATAACATTGCCGAACAAGCCAGCGCGGAAGGTATTTTAGTGTGGCCGTGCAAACAAGAACCCTACCCTGTTGGTTACTATTGCGGGATTAAAGATCCCGATGGCAATTTTGTAGAATTTAGTTACGGTCAGCCACTCGGCCCCGGCGCAAAACAAGAAAATTTATAG
- a CDS encoding DUF1496 domain-containing protein, which translates to MATEFVEAKDGVNLSDNNFPWHLVMDRGKILGCIYDNKYYSLGSILVLESLPRKCGQASDRNGIWQQLSESELALFKQNIETQQQLERESTYIGAEPINREEARLIRYLRRVKEFAEKSQE; encoded by the coding sequence TTGGCGACAGAATTTGTTGAGGCAAAAGACGGCGTAAATTTAAGTGATAATAACTTCCCTTGGCACTTAGTGATGGATCGTGGAAAAATTCTCGGCTGCATTTATGACAATAAATACTACTCACTTGGCTCCATTTTAGTACTTGAATCCTTGCCCAGAAAGTGTGGGCAAGCCTCCGATCGCAATGGTATTTGGCAACAGTTGTCCGAATCTGAACTGGCACTGTTTAAACAGAATATAGAGACTCAACAACAACTTGAGCGTGAATCCACCTATATTGGCGCAGAGCCAATTAATCGCGAAGAGGCGCGATTAATTCGTTATTTGCGAAGAGTAAAAGAGTTTGCTGAAAAGTCGCAAGAGTAG
- a CDS encoding Crp/Fnr family transcriptional regulator gives MNLKARNRPDVQLMMGSLPERTLSQLASVQLRQCFSDGEVIHQRGESGDGLSIILSGAVKMGNYGRDGRYFLSKLLFPGESFGEFVVFANLPRTHTAEAVGETELGYISVEKLNKVLLQFPNIAYDLLVSLSTRLHQSLEAIDDLKRLPLAARLAKLLLIMASETNNTNAVAISQEQIAAQLGVSRISVSKSLKQLTELGFVQPGYQTIHILNAKNLAKWLEKQSQTLSLS, from the coding sequence ATGAACCTTAAAGCTAGAAACAGGCCTGATGTGCAGCTCATGATGGGCTCCCTGCCTGAGCGCACCTTAAGTCAGCTTGCGTCAGTGCAATTACGACAATGCTTTAGTGATGGCGAAGTGATTCATCAACGTGGTGAAAGCGGAGATGGACTGAGCATCATACTTTCTGGTGCAGTAAAAATGGGTAACTATGGTCGAGATGGCCGATATTTTCTTAGCAAACTGTTGTTCCCGGGAGAGAGCTTTGGTGAATTTGTCGTTTTTGCGAATCTACCTCGTACCCATACGGCAGAGGCGGTGGGCGAAACAGAGCTAGGCTATATCTCCGTTGAAAAGCTCAATAAGGTATTACTACAATTCCCCAACATTGCTTATGATTTGCTGGTGTCTCTGTCAACGCGACTGCATCAAAGTTTAGAAGCAATTGACGACCTTAAACGCTTACCGCTAGCAGCAAGACTGGCTAAGCTATTACTGATTATGGCCAGCGAAACCAATAACACTAATGCCGTTGCGATATCGCAAGAACAAATTGCCGCACAGCTGGGTGTTAGTCGAATATCGGTTTCCAAAAGTCTTAAGCAACTAACCGAGCTAGGATTTGTTCAACCTGGTTATCAAACCATACATATTTTAAATGCTAAAAACTTAGCTAAGTGGCTTGAAAAGCAAAGTCAAACGTTGTCGCTTTCCTAA
- a CDS encoding alkyl/aryl-sulfatase, whose protein sequence is MIKRKALEFTPNWRAVEAIPLMRKRLFPVTFFPITLLLASLASGCDSSGSGEQAASSYTQKHNEAVLESLPFDDVTDFQQAERGLIARDPQLMIKSDSGEVLWQTSDYDFVHGEAPDSVNPSLWRQAKLNGMHGLYKVTEGIYQIRGYDIANMSLIQGHTGWIIVDPLTAFESAQAAMAMAQKHLGEIKVTGLIVTHSHIDHFGGALAIINPEQEPNIPVIAPKHFMAEATSENILAGVTMARRAGYMYGRNLAKSATGKVDSGLGKGSVFGRMGVVPPNQLIDQTGQTLTIDGVEFQFQYTPNSEAPAELTFYLPQHKAFAGAELVSRHMHNLYTLRGAKVRDALSWSNHIEDARRLFGHAEVYFGSHHWPIWGSEAIDQFLRGQRDIYKYIHDQTLRLSYKGYTPSEIAEELALPPSLAQSFSNRGYYGTVNHNAKAVYQAYYGWYDGNPANLNPLPPKASAQKYIAAMGGEDSVLTLGKQAIENGEYRWAAELLNHLVFASGNRDAKSLLAEAYRQLAYQAESAPWRDSYLSAAQELTQGKSTNVISLSMMRDLLEHAPVPRFFDAMAATLNAEDARGEVLSFVFELTDRNEKHVLWLENSVLHHRPYDEQEMLEFEVNAQISISHSLFMDIVLGEASLLDLAGSDELSIEGSTIDLVSFLAMLDKQKEPFNIVEP, encoded by the coding sequence ATGATAAAGCGGAAGGCACTTGAATTTACCCCAAATTGGCGAGCTGTTGAGGCAATACCCTTAATGCGTAAGAGATTATTTCCTGTGACATTCTTTCCTATCACATTGTTACTTGCGTCACTAGCAAGTGGCTGCGATAGCTCTGGCTCTGGCGAGCAAGCTGCAAGCTCATATACCCAAAAGCATAACGAAGCAGTGCTTGAAAGTTTGCCTTTTGACGATGTGACTGATTTTCAGCAAGCAGAACGTGGTTTAATTGCCCGAGATCCGCAGTTAATGATCAAAAGTGACAGTGGTGAAGTGCTTTGGCAAACAAGCGACTATGACTTTGTACATGGTGAAGCGCCAGATTCAGTTAATCCTAGTTTATGGCGGCAAGCCAAACTTAACGGTATGCATGGACTCTATAAAGTCACGGAAGGGATTTACCAAATTCGCGGCTATGATATTGCCAATATGTCGCTGATCCAAGGGCATACTGGTTGGATTATTGTTGACCCGTTAACTGCCTTTGAGTCTGCACAAGCGGCGATGGCAATGGCGCAAAAACACCTTGGTGAGATAAAAGTCACGGGCTTAATTGTTACCCATAGCCATATTGATCACTTTGGCGGTGCACTGGCAATTATCAATCCGGAACAAGAGCCAAATATTCCTGTGATCGCGCCTAAACATTTTATGGCGGAAGCGACATCAGAGAATATTCTTGCTGGTGTTACCATGGCGCGTCGTGCGGGTTATATGTATGGTCGTAATTTAGCAAAAAGTGCTACAGGTAAAGTCGATTCTGGCCTAGGTAAAGGTTCGGTATTTGGGCGCATGGGCGTGGTTCCGCCAAATCAGTTAATCGACCAAACAGGGCAAACGTTAACGATTGATGGGGTGGAATTTCAATTTCAATACACGCCGAACTCAGAAGCGCCCGCAGAGCTTACTTTCTACTTACCTCAGCACAAAGCGTTTGCTGGCGCAGAATTAGTCTCTCGTCATATGCACAACCTGTATACCTTGCGTGGAGCGAAAGTGAGAGATGCGCTTTCTTGGAGTAATCATATTGAAGATGCTCGCAGACTATTTGGTCATGCCGAAGTGTATTTTGGCAGTCATCATTGGCCAATTTGGGGCAGTGAGGCAATCGACCAATTTTTGCGTGGTCAGCGAGATATTTACAAGTATATTCACGATCAAACACTGCGCTTAAGCTATAAGGGTTACACTCCAAGTGAAATTGCTGAAGAATTAGCTTTGCCACCATCGCTTGCGCAATCATTTTCTAATCGAGGCTACTATGGCACGGTTAACCATAATGCTAAAGCTGTCTATCAAGCTTACTACGGATGGTACGATGGCAACCCAGCCAACCTAAATCCACTGCCACCTAAAGCAAGTGCACAAAAATATATTGCAGCCATGGGCGGCGAAGATTCTGTATTAACATTAGGCAAACAAGCCATAGAGAACGGAGAGTATCGCTGGGCGGCTGAATTACTTAATCATCTGGTATTTGCCAGCGGAAATCGTGATGCAAAAAGTTTACTTGCAGAAGCTTATCGACAGTTGGCATATCAAGCAGAATCAGCACCTTGGCGTGACTCTTATTTAAGTGCCGCACAGGAGCTTACTCAAGGTAAAAGCACAAATGTTATCAGTTTATCCATGATGCGAGACCTGCTTGAACATGCACCCGTTCCTAGATTTTTTGATGCGATGGCGGCGACATTAAATGCTGAAGATGCGCGGGGTGAAGTACTAAGCTTTGTTTTCGAACTAACCGATCGCAACGAAAAGCATGTGCTCTGGCTTGAAAATTCGGTATTGCATCATCGCCCTTATGATGAACAAGAGATGTTAGAGTTTGAGGTGAACGCGCAAATTAGTATTAGTCATTCGCTGTTTATGGACATTGTCTTGGGCGAAGCTAGCTTGTTAGATTTAGCGGGTTCAGACGAGCTAAGCATTGAGGGAAGTACAATTGATTTGGTGAGTTTTTTAGCCATGCTCGACAAACAAAAAGAGCCGTTTAATATTGTTGAACCATAA
- a CDS encoding AraC family transcriptional regulator, giving the protein MSNHQHRFIEVVRYIEANLDTDIDIDKLCHLVHLSKFHFHRQCSAYFGMSVISLARLLRLKRAAYQLAYRDDKNVLDVALANGYESHEAFSRAFKKHFDMRPSQFRKTPNWDLWQTQYEPILTLRNKIVKNQQAFQVDIVDFPKTKIAVIEHRGSPNLLGATIQRFIEWRKLKRLPPSKSKTFNLVYDDSRITSPEAYRFDVCCQVDTDIQANEQGVVGKEIPAGKCAKIRHVGSEDTLGTAIDYLYANWLEASEYELRDFPIFLERVSFFPEVAEHEMTTDVYLPIL; this is encoded by the coding sequence ATGTCTAACCATCAACATCGTTTTATTGAAGTCGTGCGCTATATCGAAGCAAATCTTGATACCGATATCGATATCGATAAACTTTGCCATTTGGTACATTTGTCGAAATTTCACTTTCATCGACAGTGTTCTGCATATTTTGGCATGTCGGTGATATCGCTTGCTCGGCTATTACGATTAAAACGAGCCGCTTATCAATTGGCTTATCGCGATGATAAGAATGTGTTAGATGTTGCGTTGGCGAATGGCTATGAGAGTCATGAAGCATTTTCTCGGGCGTTCAAAAAGCACTTTGATATGCGCCCGTCCCAGTTTAGGAAAACGCCTAATTGGGATCTTTGGCAAACTCAATATGAACCTATATTAACGCTGAGGAATAAAATTGTGAAAAATCAACAAGCATTTCAAGTAGATATCGTCGATTTCCCCAAAACTAAGATTGCTGTCATAGAACATCGTGGTTCGCCAAATTTATTGGGGGCAACTATTCAGCGCTTTATCGAATGGCGAAAGCTTAAAAGACTACCGCCAAGCAAGAGTAAAACTTTTAATTTAGTTTATGACGACTCACGAATTACGTCTCCCGAAGCTTATAGATTTGATGTTTGCTGCCAAGTAGACACTGACATTCAGGCCAATGAACAAGGCGTGGTCGGCAAGGAAATACCTGCTGGGAAATGTGCGAAAATACGACATGTAGGATCTGAAGATACGTTAGGAACAGCCATTGATTATTTATACGCTAATTGGTTAGAAGCATCTGAATATGAACTGCGTGATTTTCCTATTTTTCTTGAGAGAGTGAGTTTTTTTCCAGAAGTTGCTGAGCATGAAATGACGACGGATGTTTATTTGCCGATTCTCTAG
- a CDS encoding amidohydrolase family protein: MKKQVLGYGLLACFYCSAFFSVANTASANISSTSLPDVDLVIEGTTIISPIDKHQISVKANHWVAIEGNRISQIGSLTKPPTAKLVIDGSDQYLIPGLTDSHVHLKTMPGIDFLDANAAHMQSAFLARQGTNYLYYGVTQVIDPSNTKDGIKRFHESGLTPDAFFCGAMPVFNGYNAQGILHKHLHHERPYYLAQDTDPKTTEAITHAHQAKQSLLRLKNDGAVCAKVYIENGFDLADNIPMVSEETLNELTQYAKTLNLPTMAHANATDMQDIAANAEISVMGHGLWNWLEEQELSNEAVLPPKVSSVLTKILNQDIAYQPTLNVIRSLTDLMVEDHIDQTEYKTVLPPWQITWYQSNAGQWFNVEMHKDWGKPPVELIIERFSAKQTNGQRVLKYLYDHDATILLGSDTPPAPTFASQPGLATNWELADMHKAGVDLKGILAAATINNANLYNLSQDYGTVEKGKRANLLLLNSNPLKTVNAYDDIDKIILRGQVFDRDTLHINKLEQRAPADQSP; this comes from the coding sequence ATGAAAAAACAAGTTTTAGGCTATGGATTATTAGCGTGTTTTTATTGCTCAGCCTTTTTTAGCGTAGCCAATACTGCCTCAGCCAATATAAGCTCAACCAGTTTGCCTGACGTTGATTTGGTAATTGAAGGTACAACAATAATCTCACCTATTGATAAGCATCAAATAAGTGTCAAAGCCAATCATTGGGTTGCAATTGAAGGAAATCGCATTAGCCAAATAGGTAGTTTAACAAAGCCGCCAACAGCAAAATTAGTGATTGATGGTAGTGATCAATACCTTATCCCGGGGTTAACCGATAGCCATGTGCACTTAAAAACCATGCCGGGGATAGATTTTTTGGATGCCAATGCTGCGCATATGCAGTCCGCTTTTCTTGCCAGACAAGGCACTAATTATTTGTATTATGGCGTTACGCAAGTTATCGACCCGTCAAATACTAAAGACGGTATTAAGCGGTTTCATGAAAGTGGTTTAACACCCGATGCATTTTTCTGTGGTGCTATGCCTGTATTTAATGGCTATAACGCTCAAGGCATTCTTCATAAACATCTACATCATGAGCGTCCATACTACCTAGCCCAAGACACAGATCCTAAAACGACCGAGGCGATAACTCATGCGCATCAAGCCAAACAAAGCTTATTAAGATTAAAAAACGACGGCGCTGTGTGTGCAAAAGTGTATATTGAAAACGGCTTTGATTTGGCTGACAACATACCAATGGTAAGTGAAGAGACATTAAATGAGCTTACACAGTACGCAAAAACACTCAACTTACCAACCATGGCACATGCCAATGCAACCGATATGCAGGATATTGCGGCAAACGCCGAGATTTCAGTGATGGGGCATGGTTTATGGAATTGGTTAGAAGAGCAAGAGTTATCAAATGAAGCAGTACTTCCCCCTAAAGTCAGTAGTGTTCTTACCAAAATTCTTAACCAAGATATCGCCTATCAGCCGACATTAAATGTTATCAGATCATTGACGGATCTAATGGTTGAAGACCATATCGACCAAACTGAATACAAAACCGTATTACCTCCGTGGCAAATAACTTGGTATCAATCAAACGCAGGCCAATGGTTTAATGTTGAGATGCACAAAGATTGGGGCAAGCCACCTGTCGAACTGATCATCGAGCGATTCAGTGCCAAGCAAACCAACGGCCAGCGAGTCCTCAAGTATTTATATGACCATGATGCAACCATTTTGCTGGGGTCTGATACACCACCGGCACCGACTTTTGCTTCTCAACCTGGGCTAGCAACCAATTGGGAATTAGCCGATATGCACAAGGCAGGTGTTGATTTAAAAGGTATTTTGGCGGCTGCGACGATAAATAATGCCAACCTGTATAATTTATCGCAGGATTATGGCACCGTTGAAAAAGGCAAACGTGCAAACCTATTGCTGTTAAACAGTAATCCGCTTAAAACTGTTAATGCCTACGACGATATCGATAAGATTATTCTCAGAGGACAAGTGTTCGACCGAGACACTCTGCATATTAATAAGCTTGAGCAACGTGCACCTGCTGACCAGTCCCCTTAA
- a CDS encoding winged helix-turn-helix domain-containing protein, producing MESFQLGNWRVSPRLNQLTLENTEQKLSITPKLMQLLLVLVEHKHQPIGLDALIEKVWPQRVVADSSVYQGIAQLRKVLSADDQHQQYIERISGQGYRIAPDIAIEVYVDESGTLDLTPDSQNTASHNKNWLLGICTLLVVAALFIAINIQSYSPKREADSSQYFEQFTLANHLLSQQDVAQLEQAKQIYLEVIEQDRKNAEALNGLCNSYRMLAIYGSVTEIERDTLCQPLLEKAFAHAPNNAQVLASVARQHFEQGQTSQAEALFEQSLAINRNDAMTWHWYGRLKRNQNQVTDALAAHQSAFKLAPNDPIVLRGLAYAYLNNRDLTNARKYFERSVVISPYFKHKALYELDFYPLNQSRAAHYLNWYRQHQESYVKKYPAHKLSHILFLLSVNQGALATEIFDRFDDVNSVPQHFLFYVKASLALYYQKPNEALAYLQQRYQLAPEQNHFVMPYLFALVQLNHAEKALTLFKKHFPEIVALKQVTNENIGQYLLLARLYEATEKRRLYQDAYERLLAFEQESTLSIEQQLLWNELNGDDANNVDLLNKLLNNGWLPDFNDNMFSIERYPTLAGSNNSAKSWLAKLNNIQRCIWQHTQCEIN from the coding sequence ATGGAATCTTTTCAGCTTGGGAATTGGCGTGTTTCACCAAGGTTAAATCAACTAACACTCGAGAATACCGAGCAAAAACTCTCCATTACGCCCAAGTTAATGCAACTTCTGCTGGTGCTTGTTGAACACAAACATCAACCTATTGGGTTAGACGCACTAATTGAAAAAGTATGGCCGCAGCGTGTAGTCGCAGATAGTTCGGTTTACCAAGGTATTGCTCAGTTACGTAAAGTGCTTAGTGCGGACGACCAACACCAACAATACATTGAGCGCATTTCAGGGCAGGGCTATCGAATTGCGCCAGATATCGCGATTGAAGTCTATGTCGATGAGTCAGGCACGTTAGACTTAACGCCTGATTCACAGAACACTGCTAGCCACAATAAGAACTGGTTGCTCGGCATTTGCACATTGTTGGTTGTGGCTGCGTTGTTCATCGCCATCAATATTCAGAGTTATAGTCCGAAAAGAGAGGCTGACTCATCGCAATATTTTGAGCAATTTACGTTAGCAAATCACTTACTCTCTCAGCAAGATGTCGCACAACTAGAACAAGCTAAACAAATTTATTTAGAGGTCATTGAGCAAGACAGAAAGAATGCCGAAGCACTTAACGGCTTGTGTAATAGTTATCGAATGTTAGCGATATATGGCAGTGTTACTGAGATTGAGCGAGACACCTTGTGCCAACCCTTGTTAGAAAAAGCATTTGCTCATGCTCCCAATAATGCACAAGTATTGGCTTCTGTGGCTCGCCAGCATTTTGAGCAAGGCCAAACCAGCCAAGCGGAAGCCTTGTTCGAGCAGTCTTTGGCAATAAACCGTAATGACGCCATGACTTGGCATTGGTATGGTCGCCTGAAACGCAATCAAAATCAGGTAACTGACGCGCTTGCGGCTCATCAAAGCGCATTTAAGCTTGCACCGAATGATCCTATTGTGCTGCGCGGGCTAGCATATGCTTATTTAAACAACAGAGATTTAACTAATGCGCGAAAGTACTTTGAACGCAGCGTTGTAATTTCCCCTTACTTTAAGCACAAAGCACTGTATGAGCTAGATTTTTACCCATTGAATCAATCGCGAGCTGCACATTATTTAAATTGGTACAGGCAACATCAAGAAAGCTACGTTAAAAAATATCCTGCACACAAACTTAGCCACATTTTGTTCTTGTTAAGCGTAAATCAAGGGGCGTTAGCAACAGAGATTTTTGATCGGTTTGATGATGTTAATAGCGTGCCGCAACACTTTTTATTTTATGTAAAGGCATCATTGGCTTTGTATTATCAAAAACCAAACGAGGCGCTTGCTTATTTGCAGCAGCGCTATCAACTGGCGCCTGAGCAAAATCATTTTGTGATGCCATATTTATTCGCTTTAGTTCAGCTTAATCATGCTGAAAAAGCATTAACGTTATTTAAAAAGCACTTCCCAGAAATAGTCGCACTCAAGCAGGTGACAAACGAAAATATAGGGCAATATTTATTGCTTGCTAGGCTATATGAAGCGACAGAAAAAAGGCGTTTGTATCAAGACGCCTACGAGCGGCTACTAGCGTTTGAGCAAGAATCTACGCTTAGTATTGAGCAACAGCTACTTTGGAATGAGTTAAATGGCGATGATGCTAACAATGTCGATTTGCTCAACAAGTTACTGAATAATGGCTGGTTGCCTGATTTTAATGACAATATGTTTTCAATTGAGCGCTATCCAACACTTGCTGGCTCGAATAACAGTGCAAAAAGCTGGTTGGCTAAGCTAAATAATATTCAACGTTGTATTTGGCAACATACGCAGTGTGAAATAAATTGA